In Brachypodium distachyon strain Bd21 chromosome 2, Brachypodium_distachyon_v3.0, whole genome shotgun sequence, one genomic interval encodes:
- the LOC100842948 gene encoding uncharacterized protein LOC100842948 isoform X4 produces MAGFPPIQPPRMPRSLMEAITINTNSWTDAGHAGNQLYDLLYMMGRDDIAVGVGGEGGISDDGRMYPDIGGYFPIIDQEMSTVGGCRYRQSIPQGGGGRLDINANYGVRRAFLPQGKRSYSPLQQPTTQQVMIDTISAGPTNVFLIGTHTNFALFLMNNPHLKENVKHIYIMGGGVRSRNPTGCCLKNDTLCVPRQCGDHGNMFTTYTKNPYAEFNIFGDPFGAYQVFHSGIPVTLVPLDATNTIPITEAFFKAFEEQQSTYEAQYSFQSLKITRDTWFDDQFYASYFMWDSFMSGVALSIIRNGQKPNGENDFAEMELMNITVVTSNEPYGVHDGSNPFFDGHASPKFNLLEGGVHSGHVQTGLDDSFCVLKGSIKGKCQDGYTKEMEGPDSVAVLVAVKAKPNRNVKSPLDREFFENFLEVLNRPEHTGQFNFTNQFPRYKEIMYKPDFKHQIKGKPVIFDMDMSPGDFVALMCLLKAPLAAIDLRGILVSGNGWANPATVDIIYDVLHMMGRDDIPVGLGNITALRSPDLGCEYVKAIPHGSGGFLDTDTLFGLARVLPRSPRRYTAENSVKYGAPRDTAHPELRQPLAFEVWQHIREGLKPTDKITILSNGPLTNIANIILSDSKAEAIIEHIYIVGGHLAGGDGEEGNVFTVPSNKFSEFNFFLDPQAAKVVVESGSDITLIPLRAQRQVASFGKVIRSLNASDKTPESSFVYRLLLLMEKLQKSNRAYRHTDMFLGELLGAVFLVQQSHLNHSITERAISVSSGHVSIDGQTVLQQTNGKLVKVLDHLDPNAYYTEFAKLLNTMKQSAVVGSFDEQKKKWNK; encoded by the exons ATGGCCGGCTTTCCCCCGATCCAGCCTCCTCGCATGCCTCGCTCTCTGATGGAG GCTATAACTATCAATACAAACTCATGGACTGATGCTGGTCATGCCGGAAATCAGCTGTATGATCTCCTCTACATGATGGGCCGTGATGACATTGCAGTGGGAGTCGGAGGGGAAGGTGGTATATCCGATGATGGCAGAATGTATCCTGATATTGGTGGCTATTTCCCTATAATTGACCAG GAAATGTCAACAGTAGGGGGGTGCCGATACCGACAGTCAATTCCAcagggaggaggtggccgtTTGGACATCAACGCAAACTATGGGGTTCGACGGGCATTTCTTCCTCAG GGAAAGAGAAGTTACTCCCCTCTTCAACAACCAACAACTCAACAAGTGATGATTGACACCATTTCAGCTGGGCCAACGAATGTCTTCCTCATTGGAACACATACAAACTTTGCACTGTTCCTCATGAACAATCCACACCTAAAGGAAAACGTGAAGCACATTTACATAATGGGTGGGGGTGTGAGATCGCGCAATCCCACTGGTTGCTGCCTCAAGAACGACACCTTGTGTGTGCCACGACAATGTGGTGATCATGGTAACATGTTTACAACTTACACAAAAAATCCATACGCCGAGTTCAACATATTTGGAGACCCTTTTGGCGCATATCAG GTCTTTCATTCTGGAATCCCTGTCACCCTTGTGCCACTTGATGCAACCAACACGATACCAATCACTGAGGCCTTCTTCAAGGCATTTGAGGAGCAACAGAGCACTTATGAGGCACAGTACTCTTTCCAGTCTTTGAAGATTACCCGTGATACTTGGTTTGATGACCAATTCTACGCA AGTTACTTTATGTGGGATTCTTTTATGTCTGGTGTGGCACTCTCAATAATTCGCAATGGTCAGAAACCGAATGGCGAGAACGACTTTGCTGAGATGGAACTGATGAACATAACTGTGGTTACATCCAATGAACCATATGGTGTGCATGATGGATCAAATCCTTTCTTTGATGGGCATGCTAGCCCAAAGTTCAACTTACTTGAAGGTGGTGTACATAGTGGTCATGTTCAGACCGGACTCGATGATTCATTTTGTGTTTTGAAAGGGAGCATTAAAGGAAAATGCCAG GATGGATACACCAAAGAGATGGAAGGTCCTGACTCGGTTGCCGTACTTGTTGCAGTGAAGGCAAAACCTAATAGAAATGTTAAAAGCCCTCTCGATAGAGAGTTCTTCGAGAACTTCCTGGAG GTCTTGAACCGTCCTGAACACACCGGCCAATTCAACTTCACCAACCAGTTTCCTCGCTACAAAGAGATTATGTACAAACCTGATTTCAAACATCAGATTAAAGGAAAACCTGTCATTTTTGACATGGACATGAGTCCAGGAGATTTCGTTGCCCTTATGTGCCTCCTGAAAGCACCTTTGGCTGCAATTGACCTCAGA GGGATATTGGTGAGTGGCAATGGGTGGGCAAATCCGGCAACAGTAGATATTATCTACGATGTTCTCCATATGATGGGCCGTGATGACATTCCAGTAGGACTTGGGAACATCACTGCACTACGCTCCCCTGACCTTGGATGTGAATACGTGAAGGCCATACCACATGGTTCTGGGGGGTTTCTTGACACCGACACCCTTTTTGGACTGGCCCGGGTGTTACCCAGAAGTCCTAGAAG GTACACGGCAGAAAATTCAGTGAAATATGGTGCTCCTAGGGACACCGCACACCCGGAGCTCAGACAGCCATTGGCTTTCGAAGTTTGGCAACATATTAGAGAAGGACTCAAACCAACTGACAAGATAACCATCCTATCCAATGGTCCTCTCACAAACATAGCTAACATCATTCTATCTGATTCAAAGGCAGAAGCAATAATTGAG CACATTTATATAGTTGGCGGTCATTTGGCTGGCGGAGATGGAGAGGAAGGCAATGTGTTCACTGTTCCATCAAATAAGTTTTCGGAGTTCAATTTCTTTCTTGACCCTCAAGCTGCCAAGGTGGTTGTAGAATCTGGTTCAGACATCACTCTCATTCCTTTGAGAGCTCAGCGCCAGGTGGCTTCTTTCGGAAAAGTCATAAGATCGCTAAATGCTTCTGACAAGACTCCTGAATCATCATTTGTCTATCGGTTGTTGCTGTTAATGGAGAAACTGCAAAAGAGTAACAGAGCATACCGTCACACT GACATGTTCCTTGGTGAACTTCTTGGTGCAGTGTTCTTGGTTCAGCAATCGCATCTAAATCACTCAATCACTGAAAGGGCTATCAGTGTTAGTTCTGGTCATGTGAGCATTGATGGTCAGACTGTCCTCCAGCAGACGAATGGGAAGCTAGTAAAGGTATTAGATCATCTTGATCCCAATGCTTACTACACTGAGTTTGCAAAACTGCTCAATACCATGAAGCAATCTGCAGTAGTTGGCAGCTTCgatgagcaaaaaaaaaagtggaacAAATGA
- the LOC100842948 gene encoding uncharacterized protein LOC100842948 isoform X6 gives MIDTISAGPTNVFLIGTHTNFALFLMNNPHLKENVKHIYIMGGGVRSRNPTGCCLKNDTLCVPRQCGDHGNMFTTYTKNPYAEFNIFGDPFGAYQVFHSGIPVTLVPLDATNTIPITEAFFKAFEEQQSTYEAQYSFQSLKITRDTWFDDQFYASYFMWDSFMSGVALSIIRNGQKPNGENDFAEMELMNITVVTSNEPYGVHDGSNPFFDGHASPKFNLLEGGVHSGHVQTGLDDSFCVLKGSIKGKCQDGYTKEMEGPDSVAVLVAVKAKPNRNVKSPLDREFFENFLEVLNRPEHTGQFNFTNQFPRYKEIMYKPDFKHQIKGKPVIFDMDMSPGDFVALMCLLKAPLAAIDLRGILVSGNGWANPATVDIIYDVLHMMGRDDIPVGLGNITALRSPDLGCEYVKAIPHGSGGFLDTDTLFGLARVLPRSPRRYTAENSVKYGAPRDTAHPELRQPLAFEVWQHIREGLKPTDKITILSNGPLTNIANIILSDSKAEAIIEHIYIVGGHLAGGDGEEGNVFTVPSNKFSEFNFFLDPQAAKVVVESGSDITLIPLRAQRQVASFGKVIRSLNASDKTPESSFVYRLLLLMEKLQKSNRAYRHTDMFLGELLGAVFLVQQSHLNHSITERAISVSSGHVSIDGQTVLQQTNGKLVKVLDHLDPNAYYTEFAKLLNTMKQSAVVGSFDEQKKKWNK, from the exons ATGATTGACACCATTTCAGCTGGGCCAACGAATGTCTTCCTCATTGGAACACATACAAACTTTGCACTGTTCCTCATGAACAATCCACACCTAAAGGAAAACGTGAAGCACATTTACATAATGGGTGGGGGTGTGAGATCGCGCAATCCCACTGGTTGCTGCCTCAAGAACGACACCTTGTGTGTGCCACGACAATGTGGTGATCATGGTAACATGTTTACAACTTACACAAAAAATCCATACGCCGAGTTCAACATATTTGGAGACCCTTTTGGCGCATATCAG GTCTTTCATTCTGGAATCCCTGTCACCCTTGTGCCACTTGATGCAACCAACACGATACCAATCACTGAGGCCTTCTTCAAGGCATTTGAGGAGCAACAGAGCACTTATGAGGCACAGTACTCTTTCCAGTCTTTGAAGATTACCCGTGATACTTGGTTTGATGACCAATTCTACGCA AGTTACTTTATGTGGGATTCTTTTATGTCTGGTGTGGCACTCTCAATAATTCGCAATGGTCAGAAACCGAATGGCGAGAACGACTTTGCTGAGATGGAACTGATGAACATAACTGTGGTTACATCCAATGAACCATATGGTGTGCATGATGGATCAAATCCTTTCTTTGATGGGCATGCTAGCCCAAAGTTCAACTTACTTGAAGGTGGTGTACATAGTGGTCATGTTCAGACCGGACTCGATGATTCATTTTGTGTTTTGAAAGGGAGCATTAAAGGAAAATGCCAG GATGGATACACCAAAGAGATGGAAGGTCCTGACTCGGTTGCCGTACTTGTTGCAGTGAAGGCAAAACCTAATAGAAATGTTAAAAGCCCTCTCGATAGAGAGTTCTTCGAGAACTTCCTGGAG GTCTTGAACCGTCCTGAACACACCGGCCAATTCAACTTCACCAACCAGTTTCCTCGCTACAAAGAGATTATGTACAAACCTGATTTCAAACATCAGATTAAAGGAAAACCTGTCATTTTTGACATGGACATGAGTCCAGGAGATTTCGTTGCCCTTATGTGCCTCCTGAAAGCACCTTTGGCTGCAATTGACCTCAGA GGGATATTGGTGAGTGGCAATGGGTGGGCAAATCCGGCAACAGTAGATATTATCTACGATGTTCTCCATATGATGGGCCGTGATGACATTCCAGTAGGACTTGGGAACATCACTGCACTACGCTCCCCTGACCTTGGATGTGAATACGTGAAGGCCATACCACATGGTTCTGGGGGGTTTCTTGACACCGACACCCTTTTTGGACTGGCCCGGGTGTTACCCAGAAGTCCTAGAAG GTACACGGCAGAAAATTCAGTGAAATATGGTGCTCCTAGGGACACCGCACACCCGGAGCTCAGACAGCCATTGGCTTTCGAAGTTTGGCAACATATTAGAGAAGGACTCAAACCAACTGACAAGATAACCATCCTATCCAATGGTCCTCTCACAAACATAGCTAACATCATTCTATCTGATTCAAAGGCAGAAGCAATAATTGAG CACATTTATATAGTTGGCGGTCATTTGGCTGGCGGAGATGGAGAGGAAGGCAATGTGTTCACTGTTCCATCAAATAAGTTTTCGGAGTTCAATTTCTTTCTTGACCCTCAAGCTGCCAAGGTGGTTGTAGAATCTGGTTCAGACATCACTCTCATTCCTTTGAGAGCTCAGCGCCAGGTGGCTTCTTTCGGAAAAGTCATAAGATCGCTAAATGCTTCTGACAAGACTCCTGAATCATCATTTGTCTATCGGTTGTTGCTGTTAATGGAGAAACTGCAAAAGAGTAACAGAGCATACCGTCACACT GACATGTTCCTTGGTGAACTTCTTGGTGCAGTGTTCTTGGTTCAGCAATCGCATCTAAATCACTCAATCACTGAAAGGGCTATCAGTGTTAGTTCTGGTCATGTGAGCATTGATGGTCAGACTGTCCTCCAGCAGACGAATGGGAAGCTAGTAAAGGTATTAGATCATCTTGATCCCAATGCTTACTACACTGAGTTTGCAAAACTGCTCAATACCATGAAGCAATCTGCAGTAGTTGGCAGCTTCgatgagcaaaaaaaaaagtggaacAAATGA